Proteins encoded by one window of Streptomyces uncialis:
- a CDS encoding DUF47 domain-containing protein produces MRFRLTPRETSFYDMFAASADNIVTGSKLLMELLGADASGRAEIAERMRAAEHAGDDATHAIFHQLNSSFITPFDREDIYTLASSLDDIMDFMEEAVDLVVLYQVEELPKGVEQQIEVLARAADLTAEAMPHLRTMENLTEYWIEVNRLENQADQIHRKLLAHLFNGKYDAIEVLKLKQIVDVLEEAADAFEHVANTVETIAVKES; encoded by the coding sequence GTGCGTTTTCGTCTGACCCCCAGGGAGACGAGCTTCTACGACATGTTCGCCGCGTCCGCGGACAACATCGTCACCGGCTCGAAGCTCCTGATGGAACTGCTCGGGGCCGACGCGTCCGGCCGGGCCGAGATCGCGGAACGGATGCGGGCGGCCGAGCACGCCGGGGACGACGCCACACACGCCATCTTCCACCAGCTGAACTCCTCCTTCATCACGCCCTTCGACCGCGAGGACATCTACACCCTCGCGTCCTCCCTCGACGACATCATGGACTTCATGGAGGAGGCCGTCGACCTCGTCGTCCTCTACCAGGTCGAGGAACTGCCGAAGGGCGTCGAGCAGCAGATCGAGGTGCTGGCGCGGGCGGCCGATCTGACGGCCGAGGCGATGCCGCATCTGCGCACGATGGAGAACCTCACGGAGTACTGGATCGAGGTCAACCGGCTGGAGAACCAGGCCGACCAGATCCACCGCAAGCTCCTCGCGCACCTCTTCAACGGCAAGTACGACGCCATCGAGGTGCTGAAGCTGAAGCAGATCGTCGATGTGCTGGAAGAGGCCGCCGACGCGTTCGAGCATGTGGCGAACACGGTGGAGACCATCGCCGTCAAGGAGTCCTGA
- a CDS encoding inorganic phosphate transporter, which translates to MDTFALVVTIGVALLFTYTNGFHDSANAIATSVSTRALTPKAALAMAAVMNLIGAFLGSGVAKTVSEGLIETPHGSKGMGILFAALVGAIIWNLVTWYLGLPSSSSHALFGGMVGAALAGGTEVIWSGVLDKIVIPMFVSPVVGLIVGYLVMCAILWMFRKSNPHKTKRGFRIAQTVSAAGMALGHGLQDAQKTMGIVVMALVIADVQDSGDEIPVWVKIACAVMLSLGTYAGGWRIMRTLGRKIIELDPPQGFAAETTGASIMFGSAFLFHAPISTTHVITSAIMGVGATKRVKAVRWGVAKNIVLGWFITMPAAAVAAALSFWLIQLTFG; encoded by the coding sequence GTGGACACCTTCGCACTGGTCGTGACCATCGGGGTCGCGCTCCTCTTCACGTACACCAACGGGTTCCACGACTCGGCGAACGCGATCGCCACCTCCGTCTCCACCCGGGCGCTGACGCCCAAGGCCGCGCTGGCGATGGCCGCGGTGATGAACCTGATCGGCGCGTTCCTCGGCAGCGGGGTCGCCAAGACGGTCAGCGAGGGGCTGATCGAGACCCCGCACGGCAGCAAGGGCATGGGCATCCTCTTCGCCGCGCTGGTCGGGGCGATCATCTGGAACCTGGTGACCTGGTACCTGGGGCTGCCGTCGTCCTCGTCCCACGCGCTGTTCGGCGGGATGGTCGGCGCGGCGCTCGCCGGGGGCACGGAGGTCATCTGGTCCGGGGTCCTGGACAAGATCGTCATCCCGATGTTCGTGTCGCCGGTCGTCGGCCTGATCGTCGGCTACCTCGTGATGTGCGCGATCCTGTGGATGTTCCGCAAGTCGAACCCCCACAAGACGAAGCGGGGCTTCCGGATCGCGCAGACCGTCTCCGCGGCGGGGATGGCCCTCGGGCACGGGCTCCAGGACGCGCAGAAGACGATGGGCATCGTCGTGATGGCCCTCGTCATCGCCGATGTCCAGGACTCCGGTGACGAGATCCCGGTCTGGGTGAAGATCGCCTGTGCGGTGATGCTGTCGCTCGGTACGTACGCCGGCGGGTGGCGGATCATGCGGACGCTGGGGCGGAAGATCATCGAGCTGGATCCGCCGCAGGGGTTCGCGGCGGAGACGACGGGGGCGTCGATCATGTTCGGGTCCGCGTTCCTGTTCCACGCGCCGATCTCCACGACGCATGTGATCACGTCCGCGATCATGGGTGTGGGGGCGACGAAGCGGGTCAAGGCGGTGCGGTGGGGGGTGGCCAAGAACATCGTTCTCGGCTGGTTCATCACGATGCCGGCCGCTGCGGTGGCGGCAGCCCTGAGCTTCTGGCTGATCCAACTCACCTTCGGCTGA
- a CDS encoding asparaginase, whose protein sequence is MPTSTPGPGPQPRTPAGGGDPAPPVLAEVVRSGFVEGRHRGSLVLLDPDGTPELVLGDVTSPVFPRSANKPMQAAAVLRAGLPLAGERLALAAASHSGESFHLSLVRLMLDEYGLTAGQLGCPPDLPLDPVEAEAYLAAGGVRERITMNCSGKHTAMLAACLRRGWPLDSYLDPAHPLQLLVRETVETAAGERVAVSGTDGCGAPLLALSLTGLARAFRAFAGAGEGSAERAVADAMRAHPEYVAGTRRADTWLMRAVPGALAKMGAEAVQAVALPCGRALAFKIEDGGGRAVGPVLSRALSMAGVRDAVLDLVGSAPLMGGPVPVGEVRAAF, encoded by the coding sequence ATGCCCACCAGCACCCCCGGTCCCGGTCCCCAGCCCCGTACACCGGCGGGCGGCGGCGATCCGGCGCCCCCCGTGCTCGCCGAGGTCGTGCGTTCCGGTTTCGTCGAGGGGCGGCACCGCGGGAGCCTCGTCCTGCTGGACCCGGACGGGACGCCCGAGCTGGTGCTCGGCGATGTCACCTCGCCCGTCTTCCCCCGCTCCGCGAACAAGCCGATGCAGGCCGCGGCTGTCCTGCGGGCCGGGCTCCCCCTCGCCGGGGAACGGCTCGCGCTCGCCGCCGCCAGCCACTCCGGCGAATCGTTTCACCTCTCGCTGGTCCGCCTGATGCTGGACGAGTACGGGCTCACCGCCGGGCAGCTCGGGTGCCCACCGGACCTGCCGCTGGACCCGGTGGAGGCCGAGGCGTATCTGGCGGCCGGGGGTGTCCGTGAGCGGATCACCATGAACTGCTCCGGCAAGCACACGGCGATGCTCGCGGCCTGTCTGCGCCGCGGCTGGCCCCTCGACTCCTATCTCGACCCCGCGCACCCCCTCCAGCTGCTGGTACGGGAGACGGTCGAGACGGCCGCGGGCGAGCGGGTCGCGGTGAGCGGTACGGACGGGTGCGGGGCGCCGTTGCTCGCGCTGTCCCTGACGGGGCTGGCGCGGGCGTTCCGGGCGTTCGCCGGGGCCGGCGAGGGGTCGGCGGAGCGGGCGGTGGCCGACGCGATGCGGGCGCACCCGGAGTATGTCGCCGGGACGCGGCGGGCCGACACCTGGCTGATGCGGGCGGTGCCCGGGGCGCTCGCGAAGATGGGCGCGGAGGCGGTTCAGGCCGTCGCGTTGCCCTGCGGGCGGGCGCTGGCGTTCAAGATCGAGGACGGTGGGGGGCGGGCTGTGGGGCCCGTGCTCTCGCGTGCGCTGTCGATGGCGGGCGTACGGGACGCGGTGCTCGACCTTGTCGGTTCGGCCCCCCTCATGGGCGGCCCGGTCCCGGTCGGCGAGGTACGCGCGGCGTTCTGA
- a CDS encoding RsiG family protein, with protein MSTPSTGQQQPVPVSLTRTTPRTRSGVRGGTRGGARPPAQRLAGNQLLDRLLPDPDLPGLSLPELRAVRRDAQRDEADLSYVRRLLQGRIDILRAELARRRAPKAPVVDRLSEILTDQPARYRSSARHLTLGTPHNEEYRRLAAEMLGEVELSDLAARTDKELHDAKSRLVQYEQQVSGRRQRLQRTADGCSAEITRRYREGEAQVDDLLA; from the coding sequence ATGAGCACACCGAGTACCGGGCAGCAGCAGCCTGTCCCCGTGTCACTGACCCGGACGACCCCGCGGACCAGAAGCGGGGTGAGAGGCGGCACCCGGGGCGGCGCGCGGCCCCCCGCCCAGCGGCTCGCGGGCAACCAGCTCCTCGACCGGCTGCTGCCGGACCCGGACCTGCCCGGCCTGAGCCTGCCCGAGCTGCGCGCGGTACGCCGGGACGCCCAGCGGGACGAGGCCGACCTCAGCTATGTGCGACGGCTGCTCCAGGGCCGGATCGACATCCTGCGCGCCGAACTCGCCCGGCGCCGCGCGCCCAAGGCGCCCGTGGTCGACCGGCTGTCCGAGATCCTCACCGACCAGCCCGCGCGGTACCGCTCGTCCGCCCGGCACCTCACACTGGGCACCCCCCACAACGAGGAGTACCGGCGGCTGGCCGCCGAGATGCTCGGCGAGGTCGAACTGTCCGACCTCGCCGCCCGCACCGACAAGGAGCTGCACGACGCGAAGAGCAGGCTCGTCCAGTACGAGCAGCAGGTCTCCGGGCGCCGGCAGCGGCTCCAGCGGACCGCCGACGGATGCAGCGCGGAGATCACCCGCAGGTACCGTGAAGGCGAAGCGCAAGTAGACGATCTGCTCGCCTGA
- the dtd gene encoding D-aminoacyl-tRNA deacylase, which yields MRAVVQRVDGAEVVVDGVTVGEIAGEGLCVLVGVTHGDTPEQAERLARKLWTLRVLSEERSCSDMGAPLLVISQFTLYGDARKGRRPTWNAAAPGEVAEPLVDEVVARLRALGATVATGRFGAAMRVSLTNDGPFTVLLDV from the coding sequence ATGCGAGCGGTGGTGCAGCGGGTGGACGGGGCGGAGGTCGTCGTCGACGGGGTGACCGTCGGGGAGATCGCCGGGGAGGGACTGTGCGTCCTGGTGGGGGTGACCCATGGAGACACGCCCGAGCAGGCGGAGCGGCTGGCCCGCAAGCTGTGGACGCTGCGCGTCCTGAGCGAGGAGCGGTCCTGCTCGGACATGGGCGCCCCGCTGCTGGTGATCAGCCAGTTCACGCTGTACGGGGACGCCCGCAAGGGGCGGCGGCCCACCTGGAACGCGGCGGCGCCCGGCGAGGTCGCGGAGCCGCTGGTGGACGAGGTCGTGGCGCGGCTGCGGGCCCTGGGCGCGACGGTGGCGACGGGCCGCTTCGGCGCGGCGATGCGGGTGTCCCTGACGAACGACGGTCCGTTCACGGTGCTGCTGGACGTATGA
- the ygfZ gene encoding CAF17-like 4Fe-4S cluster assembly/insertion protein YgfZ — MKSPLLSLPGAVSAEGVDEGVAGHYGDLFREQRSLAGGTGFVDLSHRGVVTVTGEDRLSWLHLLLTQHMSALPPGQATEALILSANGHIEHALYLVDDGTTVWAHVEPGTQDALVAYLESMKFFYRAEVADRTADTAVVHLPAGSIAPVPEGVAVRETPHGRDLFLPRADLAALTEDGRYGPAVGLLAYEALRVEGHRPRVGFETDHRTIPHELGWIGSAVHLQKGCYRGQETVARVQNLGKPPRRLVFLHLDGSEVHLPPRGTELRLADDGPDGRKLGFVTTSARHHELGPIALALVKRNVPVDARLVADGTAAAQETVVEP, encoded by the coding sequence ATGAAGAGCCCCTTGTTGTCGCTGCCCGGTGCCGTCTCCGCGGAGGGCGTGGACGAAGGCGTCGCGGGCCACTACGGCGATCTGTTCCGCGAACAGCGCTCCCTCGCCGGCGGGACCGGATTCGTCGACCTCTCCCACCGCGGTGTCGTCACCGTCACCGGTGAGGACCGGCTGAGCTGGCTGCATCTGCTGCTCACCCAGCACATGAGCGCGCTGCCGCCCGGCCAGGCCACCGAAGCGCTGATCCTCTCCGCGAACGGCCATATCGAACACGCGCTGTACCTCGTCGACGACGGCACGACCGTATGGGCCCATGTGGAGCCCGGCACCCAGGACGCGCTCGTCGCGTATCTGGAGTCGATGAAGTTCTTCTACCGGGCCGAGGTCGCCGACCGCACCGCCGACACCGCCGTCGTGCATCTGCCCGCCGGTTCCATCGCCCCCGTGCCCGAAGGGGTCGCCGTCCGCGAGACCCCCCACGGCCGCGATCTGTTCCTGCCCCGCGCGGACCTCGCCGCGCTCACCGAGGACGGACGGTACGGGCCCGCGGTCGGCCTTCTCGCGTACGAGGCGCTGCGGGTGGAGGGCCACCGGCCGCGGGTCGGCTTCGAGACCGACCACCGGACCATCCCCCACGAGCTGGGCTGGATCGGGTCCGCCGTGCACCTCCAGAAGGGCTGCTACCGGGGCCAGGAGACCGTGGCCCGGGTGCAGAACCTCGGCAAGCCCCCGCGGCGGCTGGTGTTCCTGCACCTCGACGGCAGCGAGGTGCACCTGCCGCCGCGCGGCACCGAACTGCGGCTCGCCGACGACGGCCCCGACGGACGCAAGCTCGGCTTCGTCACCACCTCCGCCCGCCACCACGAGCTGGGGCCCATCGCCCTCGCGCTGGTCAAGCGGAACGTCCCCGTGGACGCCCGGCTCGTCGCGGACGGCACCGCCGCCGCCCAGGAGACCGTCGTAGAACCCTGA
- a CDS encoding Fur family transcriptional regulator, with protein MVSTDWKTDLRRRGYRLTPQRQLVLEAVDTLEHATPDDLLCEVRKTASGINISTVYRTLELLEELGLVSHAHLGHGAPTYHLADRHHHIHLVCRDCSGVIEADVTVAGEFTAKLRDTFGFETDMKHFAIFGRCERCARAHAGQSAAQDTEQSGGNGGRTGAADGGE; from the coding sequence GTGGTGAGCACCGACTGGAAGACCGATCTGAGGCGCCGCGGATACCGCCTGACGCCGCAGCGTCAGCTGGTGCTGGAGGCTGTCGACACCCTGGAGCACGCGACCCCCGACGACCTCCTGTGCGAGGTGCGCAAGACCGCGTCCGGGATCAACATCTCCACGGTGTACCGGACCCTGGAGCTGCTGGAGGAGCTGGGGCTGGTCAGCCATGCCCACCTCGGGCACGGGGCGCCGACCTACCACCTCGCGGACCGCCACCACCACATCCATCTGGTGTGCCGGGACTGCTCCGGCGTCATCGAGGCGGACGTCACCGTCGCCGGGGAGTTCACCGCCAAGCTGCGGGACACCTTCGGCTTCGAGACCGATATGAAGCACTTCGCGATCTTCGGCCGCTGCGAGCGGTGCGCCCGCGCCCACGCCGGGCAGAGCGCCGCGCAGGACACCGAGCAGAGCGGCGGGAACGGCGGCCGGACCGGCGCAGCCGACGGCGGGGAATGA
- a CDS encoding FABP family protein has product MIQIPSDLHKDVVPLVFLLGNWAGAGVTDFPGAEKANFGQEVSFTHDGRDFLEYHSHTWILDNDGNKVKPLESESGFWRIDADRKVEVTMVRDDGVVEVWYGELADKKPQIDIVTDAVARTAASGPYTGGKRLYGYVKSDLMWVGEKQTPDVPLRPYMSAHLKKVVSPEDVAEWAKDLGDLPDDGIAFFK; this is encoded by the coding sequence ATGATCCAGATCCCGTCCGACCTGCACAAAGACGTCGTCCCCCTCGTGTTCCTGCTCGGGAACTGGGCGGGCGCGGGCGTCACCGACTTCCCCGGGGCCGAGAAGGCCAACTTCGGCCAGGAGGTCAGCTTCACCCACGACGGGCGGGACTTCCTGGAGTACCACTCCCACACGTGGATCCTGGACAACGACGGCAACAAGGTGAAGCCCCTGGAGTCGGAGTCCGGCTTCTGGCGGATCGACGCCGACCGCAAGGTCGAGGTCACCATGGTCCGCGACGACGGTGTGGTCGAGGTCTGGTACGGCGAGCTCGCCGACAAGAAGCCCCAGATCGACATCGTCACCGACGCCGTCGCCCGTACCGCCGCCTCCGGCCCCTACACCGGCGGCAAGCGCCTGTACGGCTACGTCAAGAGCGACCTCATGTGGGTCGGCGAGAAGCAGACGCCCGACGTCCCGCTGCGCCCCTACATGTCGGCCCACCTCAAGAAGGTCGTCAGCCCCGAGGACGTCGCCGAATGGGCGAAGGACCTGGGCGACCTCCCGGACGACGGCATCGCCTTCTTCAAGTAG
- a CDS encoding DsrE family protein, translating into MAKKLVIKVTAGADSPERCSQAFTVAVVAVASGVEVSMWLTGESAWFALPGRAAEFELPHAAPLPELIEGILAGGSLTLCTQCAARRDIAPADVIDGVRIAGAQVFVQESLADDTQALVY; encoded by the coding sequence ATGGCGAAGAAGCTCGTGATCAAGGTGACGGCCGGGGCGGACTCGCCCGAGCGGTGCTCCCAGGCGTTCACGGTGGCGGTGGTGGCCGTCGCCAGCGGGGTCGAGGTGTCGATGTGGCTGACGGGTGAGTCGGCGTGGTTCGCGCTGCCGGGCCGGGCTGCGGAGTTCGAGCTTCCGCACGCGGCGCCGCTGCCCGAGCTGATCGAGGGCATCCTGGCGGGCGGCAGTCTCACGCTCTGCACCCAGTGCGCGGCCCGGCGTGACATCGCGCCGGCGGATGTGATCGACGGGGTGCGGATCGCGGGAGCGCAGGTCTTCGTCCAGGAGTCCCTCGCCGACGACACCCAGGCCCTCGTGTACTAG
- a CDS encoding DUF3099 domain-containing protein, with protein sequence MYARRRHVYFAMMGTCVVLFVLAWSVVRLWSVPAAVVMCLVAMVIPPIAAIMANRRGPDDRWWDDPSGDPQSDKWWDELDGKK encoded by the coding sequence ATGTACGCGCGCAGGCGTCATGTGTACTTCGCCATGATGGGCACGTGCGTGGTGCTCTTCGTCCTGGCGTGGTCGGTGGTGCGCCTGTGGTCCGTACCGGCGGCCGTGGTGATGTGCCTGGTCGCGATGGTCATCCCGCCCATAGCCGCGATCATGGCGAACCGCCGGGGCCCCGACGACCGCTGGTGGGACGACCCCTCCGGCGACCCCCAGTCCGACAAGTGGTGGGACGAACTCGACGGGAAGAAGTGA